The sequence GCGCCACCTGAGCGGGATCGGTCCAGGCATCCCACACGAGCGCCACCGGCGCGTCGTAAATGCGAGTGATGGCAATGTCGAGGGCGCTATCCGTGGTGGTCATCTGGGGAGTCCGGTGAGGTGGTGGGGGCCGACGTATTCGTCGATGTGGTGACGGTCTTCGTGACGGTCTTCAGGTATTCGCCGAGTCGATCGAGGCTGGCTTCCATATGCGCGCGGTACTCGTCCATCCAGGCCGCGACGTCGTTCAGTGGCTCCGCATTGAGGGTGCAGGGGCGCCACTGCGCCTCGCGTCCCTTGGTCACGAGACCGGCCTTTTCC comes from Gemmatimonas sp. and encodes:
- a CDS encoding metalloregulator ArsR/SmtB family transcription factor; translated protein: MQDPLSQTFSALADPTRRAILARLRHGEASVSELAEPFLGQMTLPGVTKHLKVLEKAGLVTKGREAQWRPCTLNAEPLNDVAAWMDEYRAHMEASLDRLGEYLKTVTKTVTTSTNTSAPTTSPDSPDDHHG